A genomic stretch from Schistosoma mansoni, WGS project CABG00000000 data, chromosome 4 unplaced supercontig 0032, strain Puerto Rico, whole genome shotgun sequence includes:
- a CDS encoding activator protein 4 (ap4), putative yields MENKLFVSEMPVDGCEKSSRPSADTGVIAHGHHDQEKRVRREIANSNERRRMQSINAGFDSLRILLPSISDGEKMSKATILQLTAKYINTLLMRVSLLESEVAVYRQSAGLQLNPVSSELSGSSVTSRKRRSDDLKDRPDCIRNRRRRVEIEGIYDSSRTNYVHFSPESTDTHQSSPLTSFNSSTSICSASPQPDSTSSTAARLEHLVMAIEQIEGGGALNVSPQPGSHDESFSTGDHSPPETYWHSPQENYHGYAYVDAQTSNQKSNNLFADSLLLTPVSEINPSLNTSDNVQTHNTEDYPIVAKLLNRPIPHKYLHRPQVVVNSSH; encoded by the exons ATGGAAAATAAGCTCTTCGTCTCTGAAATGCCAGTTGATGGTTGTGAAAAATCTTCAAG ACCTTCTGCCGACACTGGTGTTATCGCTCACGGTCATCATGATCAAGAAAAAAGAGTTCGTAGGGAAATTGCTAATAGCAATGAGCGACGGCGGATGCAAAGTATCAACGCTGGGTTCGACTCTCTGCGGATCCTATTGCCATCCATATCAGACGGAGAAAAAATGAGCAAG GCGACAATTTTACAACTGACTGCCAAATATATCAACACATTACTCATGCGCGTTAGTTTGCTGGAAAGCGAAGTAGCTGTGTACCGACAATCAGCTGGTTTGCAACTAAATCCAGTCTCGTCAGAGTTGTCTGGTTCATCCGTGACTTCCAGAAAACGCAGATCTGATGATTTAA AGGACCGGCCGGACTGTATTCGGAATCGACGTCGACGAGTTGAGATCGAAGGGATATACGATTCATCTCGCACGAATTACGTCCACTTTTCTCCTGAAAGCACCGATACACACCAGTCATCCCCACTTACATCTTTCAATAGTAGCACATCGATTTGTTCAGCATCTCCTCAGCCTGACAGCACAAGCAGTACTGCTGCACGACTTGAACATTTGGTGATGGCAATTGAGCAGATTGAGGGGGGTGGTGCTCTTAACGTGTCTCCACAACCTGGAAGTCATGATGAGAGCTTCTCCACTGGAGACCACTCACCTCCGGAAACATACTGGCATAGTCCACAAGAAAATTATCACGGATATGCCTATGTTGATGCCCAAACATCTAATCAAAAGTCTAACAATTTGTTTGCTGATTCCCTCCTGCTTACTCCAGTATCGGAAATTAATCCCTCTTTAAATACTAGTGACAATGTCCAGACTCACAATACTGAGGATTACCCTATTGTAGCAAAACTCCTTAACCGCCCTATTCCTCACAAATACCTCCACAGGCCTCAAGTTGTGGTTAATAGTTCCCACTGA
- a CDS encoding activator protein 4 (ap4), putative, with protein sequence MQSINAGFDSLRILLPSISDGEKMSKATILQLTAKYINTLLMRVSLLESEVAVYRQSAGLQLNPVSSELSGSSVTSRKRRSDDLKDRPDCIRNRRRRVEIEGIYDSSRTNYVHFSPESTDTHQSSPLTSFNSSTSICSASPQPDSTSSTAARLEHLVMAIEQIEGGGALNVSPQPGSHDESFSTGDHSPPETYWHSPQENYHGYAYVDAQTSNQKSNNLFADSLLLTPVSEINPSLNTSDNVQTHNTEDYPIVAKLLNRPIPHKYLHRPQVVVNSSH encoded by the exons ATGCAAAGTATCAACGCTGGGTTCGACTCTCTGCGGATCCTATTGCCATCCATATCAGACGGAGAAAAAATGAGCAAG GCGACAATTTTACAACTGACTGCCAAATATATCAACACATTACTCATGCGCGTTAGTTTGCTGGAAAGCGAAGTAGCTGTGTACCGACAATCAGCTGGTTTGCAACTAAATCCAGTCTCGTCAGAGTTGTCTGGTTCATCCGTGACTTCCAGAAAACGCAGATCTGATGATTTAA AGGACCGGCCGGACTGTATTCGGAATCGACGTCGACGAGTTGAGATCGAAGGGATATACGATTCATCTCGCACGAATTACGTCCACTTTTCTCCTGAAAGCACCGATACACACCAGTCATCCCCACTTACATCTTTCAATAGTAGCACATCGATTTGTTCAGCATCTCCTCAGCCTGACAGCACAAGCAGTACTGCTGCACGACTTGAACATTTGGTGATGGCAATTGAGCAGATTGAGGGGGGTGGTGCTCTTAACGTGTCTCCACAACCTGGAAGTCATGATGAGAGCTTCTCCACTGGAGACCACTCACCTCCGGAAACATACTGGCATAGTCCACAAGAAAATTATCACGGATATGCCTATGTTGATGCCCAAACATCTAATCAAAAGTCTAACAATTTGTTTGCTGATTCCCTCCTGCTTACTCCAGTATCGGAAATTAATCCCTCTTTAAATACTAGTGACAATGTCCAGACTCACAATACTGAGGATTACCCTATTGTAGCAAAACTCCTTAACCGCCCTATTCCTCACAAATACCTCCACAGGCCTCAAGTTGTGGTTAATAGTTCCCACTGA
- a CDS encoding SWI/SNF-related chromatin binding protein, giving the protein MMVKDKNRPKPPMTPYACFVQVIREEHRKKHPTENVIFSEFSKKCAEKWKLMNMEQRKCFEEMAKLDTERFNREMAHYIPPVGMKRGRRRRRIKDPSMPKRSWSAFFFFCDAFRSKIRSEHPDWKVSDIAKELGRRWEECSDKEKYERRAQNDKLRYEQDMEKYKAGLYVATKRARVGDQTKSNEILSCLHDQSHHKELGEASQISSDEVGRGDGDDDDGDEDDVDDDDDDDDDDEEEEEGDGAEQDDEDNEQQQQQQSNRSNTHEMPVGSDHKTPEQIVSTDTSSIIINTGN; this is encoded by the exons ATGATGGTAAAAGATAAGAATCGTCCTAAACCACCGATGACACCATATGCATGTTTCGTGCAAGTAATACGTGAGGAGCATCGAAAAAAACATCCAACAGAGAATGTTATTTTCAGTGAATTTTCTAAGAAGTGCGCAGAAAAGTGGAAG CTCATGAATATGGAACAACGAAAGTGTTTCGAGGAAATGGCAAAATTAGATACGGAGAGATTCAATCGGGAAATGGCTCATTATATACCACCAGTTGGAATGAAGCGAGGTCGTAGACGGCGACGTATCAAAGATCCAAGTATGCCTAAACGTTCATGGTCTGCATTTTTCTTCTTTTGCGATGCATTTCGATCAAAGATTCGTAGTGAGCACCCCGATTGGAAGGTTAGTGATATCGCCAAGGAGTTAGGTAGACGATGGGAAGAGTGTTCCGATAAAGAGAAATACGAAAGACGCGCACAGAATGATAAATTGCGTTATGAACAA gATATGGAGAAATACAAAGCTGGATTGTATGTAGCGACCAAACGTGCTCGAGTTGGCGATCAGACAAAATCAAACGAGATACTGTCATGCTTACACGATCAGTCACATCATAAGGAGTTAGGTGAGGCAAGTCAAATTTCAAGTGATGAAGTAGGACGAGGTGAtggagatgatgatgatggagatgaagATGATgtcgatgatgatgacgatgacgacgacgatgatgaAGAAGAGGAGGAGGGTGATGGTGCAGAACAAGATGATGAAGataatgaacaacaacaacaacaacaatcaaacAGATCTAACACTCATGAAATGCCTGTTGGTAGTGATCACAAAACACCAGAACAAATTGTCTCCACTGATAcaagtagtattattataaaCACAGGAAATTAg